One stretch of Juglans microcarpa x Juglans regia isolate MS1-56 chromosome 3D, Jm3101_v1.0, whole genome shotgun sequence DNA includes these proteins:
- the LOC121256105 gene encoding auxin response factor 2A-like isoform X4 — translation MLMIFNPLRRGRDSEEDALYKELWHACAGPLVTVPRQGELVFYFPQGHIEQVEASMNQVVEQQMPAYDLPAKILCRVLNVQLKAEPDTDEVYAQVTLVPELRVCDSESQGENSAEEKGTLASSTPRPRVYSFCKTLTASDTSTHGGFSVLRRHADECLPSLDMSKQPPTQELVTKDLHGNEWRFRHIFRGQPRRHLLQSGWSLFVSSKKLVAGDAFIFLRGETGELRVGVRRAKRHASNIPSSVISSQSMHIGVLATAWHAVKTGTMFTVYYKPRTSPAEFIVPFDKYMDSVKNNCTIGLRFKMRFEGEEAPEQRFSGTVIGAEDADPARWSGSKWRCLKVRWDETSPLHHPERVSPWNIEVALSPTLNAHTVCRPKRPRGNMAPSSTDPFFPTREGLPKTTIDLSPEKGFLNTLQGQAKSTMGGIFSESNDSETAQNPTLWTQTQSSWTPNGFSWPFIDQNADNADWMKKHVLYQDQRSNFLAGSQSMMHPSFNMMECSMKLPVAAAKQHPGNNLLPLLPPTSIPDSPYPTLMKPQTLFLQKEVKSKGVGSCRLFGISLTNSYLATEPAPPLANFTSQDGQIASSSDQLQGLVSGLLPQKAECPKSAGIVRDDEQRNPLQALKTRSRTIQARPDSSSTRNRIKVYKQGVAVGQSVDLTKFDGYSELIAELDRMFEFNGELIAPKKWLVVFTDNEGDMMLVGDDPWREFCSMVREIFIYTREEVQKMRPQPLNPRVNEISPVSGQNMGPNKVND, via the exons ATGCTGATGATCTTCAATCCGTTGAGGCGGGGAAGAG ATTCTGAGGAGGATGCACTATACAAGGAGTTGTGGCATGCATGTGCGGGACCTCTGGTCACGGTGCCTCGCCAAGGCGAGCTGGTTTTCTATTTTCCTCAGGGTCACATCGAGCAG GTTGAGGCGTCGATGAATCAAGTGGTTGAGCAGCAGATGCCAGCGTATGATCTTCCGGCTAAAATCCTCTGTCGCGTGCTCAACGTTCAACTAAAG GCTGAACCAGACACCGATGAAGTGTATGCCCAAGTGACTCTGGTTCCTGAACTCAGAGTATGTGATTCCGAaagt CAAGGAGAGAATTCGGCAGAGGAGAAGGGGACTCTGGCTTCCTCCACTCCTCGGCCTCGTGTGTATTCCTTTTGTAAGACCCTCACGGCCTCCGATACGAGCACTCATGGTGGGTTCTCAGTGTTGAGACGCCATGCTGATGAATGCCTGCCCTCACTG GACATGTCCAAGCAACCTCCAACTCAGGAGTTGGTTACCAAGGATTTGCATGGAAATGAATGGCGTTTTCGTCATATTTTTCGAG GTCAACCAAGGAGGCATCTTCTTCAGAGTGGTTGGAGTCTTTTCGTCAGCTCCAAAAAGCTTGTTGCCGGGgatgcttttatttttctcag AGGTGAAACCGGGGAACTTCGCGTTGGCGTAAGAAGAGCTAAAAGGCATGCAAGTAATATTCCATCTTCTGTCATATCTAGTCAGAGTATGCATATCGGTGTCCTGGCAACAGCATGGCACGCCGTTAAAACGGGTACAATGTTCACTGTCTACTACAAGCCAAG gACCAGCCCTGCTGAGTTTATTGTTCCCTTTGATAAATATATGGACTCCGTCAAGAACAACTGCACCATAGGGTTGAGGTTCAAGATGAGGTTTGAAGGTGAAGAAGCTCCAGAACAAAg ATTTTCAGGCACTGTGATTGGAGCTGAGGATGCTGATCCTGCAAGGTGGTCTGGATCAAAGTGGAGATGCCTGAAG GTTCGATGGGATGAAACTTCTCCGCTTCATCATCCAGAGAGAGTTTCCCCTTGGAATATAGAAGTTGCTCTCTCACCTACTCTCAATGCCCATACAGTGTGCCGTCCAAAGAGGCCTCGTGGGAACATGGCACCATCATCTACTGATCCATTTTTCCCTACAAGAGAAG GTTTGCCTAAAACTACTATAGACCTTTCACCAGAAAAAGGGTTTTTAAATACTCTGCAAGGTCAAGCAAAATCAACCATGGGAGGTATATTTTCTGAGAGTAATGATTCAGAAACTGCTCAAAACCCCACTTTATGGACTCAGACACAGA GTTCTTGGACCCCCAACGGATTCAGTTGGCCCTTTATTGATCAAAATGCTGACAATGCTGATTGGATGAAGAAGCATGTTTTATATCAGGATCAAAGATCTAACTTCCTCGCAGGTTCCCAATCCATGATGCATCCCTCATTTAATATGATGGAATGCAGCATGAAACTTCCTGTGGCAGCAGCTAAGCAGCATCCTGGAAACAATTTGTTACCTCTGTTGCCCCCGACAAGTATCCCAGATTCTCCGTATCCTACATTGATGAAACCACAGACACTGTTTTTGCAAAAAGAAGTGAAATCTAAAGGAGTTGGCAGTTGCAGGCTGTTTGGTATATCCCTCACTAATAGTTATTTGGCCACAGAACCAGCACCGCCACTGGCAAATTTTACAAGTCAAGATGGGCAAATTGCTTCTTCATCAGATCAGTTGCAAGGCTTGGTGTCTGGCCTACTGCCTCAGAAAGCGGAGTGTCCAAAGTCTGCAGGAATAGTTAGAGATGATGAACAGAGGAATCCCCTTCAAGCCTTAAAGACACGTTCTAGGACCATCCAGGCAAGGCCGGATAGCAGTTCAACCAGAAATCGCATTAAG GTCTACAAGCAGGGGGTTGCTGTTGGGCAGTCTGTGGACCTTACCAAATTTGATGGCTACAGTGAACTGATAGCAGAGTTGGATCGTATGTTTGAGTTTAATGGTGAATTAATTGCTCCCAAGAAGTGGCTGGTGGTTTTTACTGATAACGAGGGTGATATGATGCTTGTTGGAGATGATCCCTGGCG AGAATTCTGTAGCATGGTCCGTGAGATCTTTATCTATACTCGAGAGGAGGTACAGAAGATGCGTCCACAGCCCTTGAATCCAAGAGTCAATGAAATCTCACCAGTTTCTGGTCAAAACATGGGTCCAAATAAGGTGAATGATTGA
- the LOC121256105 gene encoding auxin response factor 2A-like isoform X3, whose amino-acid sequence MLMIFNPLRRGRDSEEDALYKELWHACAGPLVTVPRQGELVFYFPQGHIEQVEASMNQVVEQQMPAYDLPAKILCRVLNVQLKAEPDTDEVYAQVTLVPELRQGENSAEEKGTLASSTPRPRVYSFCKTLTASDTSTHGGFSVLRRHADECLPSLDMSKQPPTQELVTKDLHGNEWRFRHIFRGQPRRHLLQSGWSLFVSSKKLVAGDAFIFLRGETGELRVGVRRAKRHASNIPSSVISSQSMHIGVLATAWHAVKTGTMFTVYYKPRTSPAEFIVPFDKYMDSVKNNCTIGLRFKMRFEGEEAPEQRFSGTVIGAEDADPARWSGSKWRCLKVRWDETSPLHHPERVSPWNIEVALSPTLNAHTVCRPKRPRGNMAPSSTDPFFPTREGLPKTTIDLSPEKGFLNTLQGQAKSTMGGIFSESNDSETAQNPTLWTQTQNKNQTDSSFAPRVGRDDCVPKLMNELSNRNSMSGSWTPNGFSWPFIDQNADNADWMKKHVLYQDQRSNFLAGSQSMMHPSFNMMECSMKLPVAAAKQHPGNNLLPLLPPTSIPDSPYPTLMKPQTLFLQKEVKSKGVGSCRLFGISLTNSYLATEPAPPLANFTSQDGQIASSSDQLQGLVSGLLPQKAECPKSAGIVRDDEQRNPLQALKTRSRTIQARPDSSSTRNRIKVYKQGVAVGQSVDLTKFDGYSELIAELDRMFEFNGELIAPKKWLVVFTDNEGDMMLVGDDPWREFCSMVREIFIYTREEVQKMRPQPLNPRVNEISPVSGQNMGPNKVND is encoded by the exons ATGCTGATGATCTTCAATCCGTTGAGGCGGGGAAGAG ATTCTGAGGAGGATGCACTATACAAGGAGTTGTGGCATGCATGTGCGGGACCTCTGGTCACGGTGCCTCGCCAAGGCGAGCTGGTTTTCTATTTTCCTCAGGGTCACATCGAGCAG GTTGAGGCGTCGATGAATCAAGTGGTTGAGCAGCAGATGCCAGCGTATGATCTTCCGGCTAAAATCCTCTGTCGCGTGCTCAACGTTCAACTAAAG GCTGAACCAGACACCGATGAAGTGTATGCCCAAGTGACTCTGGTTCCTGAACTCAGA CAAGGAGAGAATTCGGCAGAGGAGAAGGGGACTCTGGCTTCCTCCACTCCTCGGCCTCGTGTGTATTCCTTTTGTAAGACCCTCACGGCCTCCGATACGAGCACTCATGGTGGGTTCTCAGTGTTGAGACGCCATGCTGATGAATGCCTGCCCTCACTG GACATGTCCAAGCAACCTCCAACTCAGGAGTTGGTTACCAAGGATTTGCATGGAAATGAATGGCGTTTTCGTCATATTTTTCGAG GTCAACCAAGGAGGCATCTTCTTCAGAGTGGTTGGAGTCTTTTCGTCAGCTCCAAAAAGCTTGTTGCCGGGgatgcttttatttttctcag AGGTGAAACCGGGGAACTTCGCGTTGGCGTAAGAAGAGCTAAAAGGCATGCAAGTAATATTCCATCTTCTGTCATATCTAGTCAGAGTATGCATATCGGTGTCCTGGCAACAGCATGGCACGCCGTTAAAACGGGTACAATGTTCACTGTCTACTACAAGCCAAG gACCAGCCCTGCTGAGTTTATTGTTCCCTTTGATAAATATATGGACTCCGTCAAGAACAACTGCACCATAGGGTTGAGGTTCAAGATGAGGTTTGAAGGTGAAGAAGCTCCAGAACAAAg ATTTTCAGGCACTGTGATTGGAGCTGAGGATGCTGATCCTGCAAGGTGGTCTGGATCAAAGTGGAGATGCCTGAAG GTTCGATGGGATGAAACTTCTCCGCTTCATCATCCAGAGAGAGTTTCCCCTTGGAATATAGAAGTTGCTCTCTCACCTACTCTCAATGCCCATACAGTGTGCCGTCCAAAGAGGCCTCGTGGGAACATGGCACCATCATCTACTGATCCATTTTTCCCTACAAGAGAAG GTTTGCCTAAAACTACTATAGACCTTTCACCAGAAAAAGGGTTTTTAAATACTCTGCAAGGTCAAGCAAAATCAACCATGGGAGGTATATTTTCTGAGAGTAATGATTCAGAAACTGCTCAAAACCCCACTTTATGGACTCAGACACAGAATAAGAACCAAACTGATTCTAGTTTTGCTCCAAGAGTGGGACGAGATGACTGTGTTCCTAAATTGATGAATGAACTGAGCAATAGGAATTCAATGTCAGGTTCTTGGACCCCCAACGGATTCAGTTGGCCCTTTATTGATCAAAATGCTGACAATGCTGATTGGATGAAGAAGCATGTTTTATATCAGGATCAAAGATCTAACTTCCTCGCAGGTTCCCAATCCATGATGCATCCCTCATTTAATATGATGGAATGCAGCATGAAACTTCCTGTGGCAGCAGCTAAGCAGCATCCTGGAAACAATTTGTTACCTCTGTTGCCCCCGACAAGTATCCCAGATTCTCCGTATCCTACATTGATGAAACCACAGACACTGTTTTTGCAAAAAGAAGTGAAATCTAAAGGAGTTGGCAGTTGCAGGCTGTTTGGTATATCCCTCACTAATAGTTATTTGGCCACAGAACCAGCACCGCCACTGGCAAATTTTACAAGTCAAGATGGGCAAATTGCTTCTTCATCAGATCAGTTGCAAGGCTTGGTGTCTGGCCTACTGCCTCAGAAAGCGGAGTGTCCAAAGTCTGCAGGAATAGTTAGAGATGATGAACAGAGGAATCCCCTTCAAGCCTTAAAGACACGTTCTAGGACCATCCAGGCAAGGCCGGATAGCAGTTCAACCAGAAATCGCATTAAG GTCTACAAGCAGGGGGTTGCTGTTGGGCAGTCTGTGGACCTTACCAAATTTGATGGCTACAGTGAACTGATAGCAGAGTTGGATCGTATGTTTGAGTTTAATGGTGAATTAATTGCTCCCAAGAAGTGGCTGGTGGTTTTTACTGATAACGAGGGTGATATGATGCTTGTTGGAGATGATCCCTGGCG AGAATTCTGTAGCATGGTCCGTGAGATCTTTATCTATACTCGAGAGGAGGTACAGAAGATGCGTCCACAGCCCTTGAATCCAAGAGTCAATGAAATCTCACCAGTTTCTGGTCAAAACATGGGTCCAAATAAGGTGAATGATTGA
- the LOC121256105 gene encoding auxin response factor 2A-like isoform X1: MLMIFNPLRRGRDSEEDALYKELWHACAGPLVTVPRQGELVFYFPQGHIEQVEASMNQVVEQQMPAYDLPAKILCRVLNVQLKAEPDTDEVYAQVTLVPELRVCDSESQGENSAEEKGTLASSTPRPRVYSFCKTLTASDTSTHGGFSVLRRHADECLPSLDMSKQPPTQELVTKDLHGNEWRFRHIFRGQPRRHLLQSGWSLFVSSKKLVAGDAFIFLRGETGELRVGVRRAKRHASNIPSSVISSQSMHIGVLATAWHAVKTGTMFTVYYKPRTSPAEFIVPFDKYMDSVKNNCTIGLRFKMRFEGEEAPEQRFSGTVIGAEDADPARWSGSKWRCLKVRWDETSPLHHPERVSPWNIEVALSPTLNAHTVCRPKRPRGNMAPSSTDPFFPTREGLPKTTIDLSPEKGFLNTLQGQAKSTMGGIFSESNDSETAQNPTLWTQTQNKNQTDSSFAPRVGRDDCVPKLMNELSNRNSMSGSWTPNGFSWPFIDQNADNADWMKKHVLYQDQRSNFLAGSQSMMHPSFNMMECSMKLPVAAAKQHPGNNLLPLLPPTSIPDSPYPTLMKPQTLFLQKEVKSKGVGSCRLFGISLTNSYLATEPAPPLANFTSQDGQIASSSDQLQGLVSGLLPQKAECPKSAGIVRDDEQRNPLQALKTRSRTIQARPDSSSTRNRIKVYKQGVAVGQSVDLTKFDGYSELIAELDRMFEFNGELIAPKKWLVVFTDNEGDMMLVGDDPWREFCSMVREIFIYTREEVQKMRPQPLNPRVNEISPVSGQNMGPNKVND, encoded by the exons ATGCTGATGATCTTCAATCCGTTGAGGCGGGGAAGAG ATTCTGAGGAGGATGCACTATACAAGGAGTTGTGGCATGCATGTGCGGGACCTCTGGTCACGGTGCCTCGCCAAGGCGAGCTGGTTTTCTATTTTCCTCAGGGTCACATCGAGCAG GTTGAGGCGTCGATGAATCAAGTGGTTGAGCAGCAGATGCCAGCGTATGATCTTCCGGCTAAAATCCTCTGTCGCGTGCTCAACGTTCAACTAAAG GCTGAACCAGACACCGATGAAGTGTATGCCCAAGTGACTCTGGTTCCTGAACTCAGAGTATGTGATTCCGAaagt CAAGGAGAGAATTCGGCAGAGGAGAAGGGGACTCTGGCTTCCTCCACTCCTCGGCCTCGTGTGTATTCCTTTTGTAAGACCCTCACGGCCTCCGATACGAGCACTCATGGTGGGTTCTCAGTGTTGAGACGCCATGCTGATGAATGCCTGCCCTCACTG GACATGTCCAAGCAACCTCCAACTCAGGAGTTGGTTACCAAGGATTTGCATGGAAATGAATGGCGTTTTCGTCATATTTTTCGAG GTCAACCAAGGAGGCATCTTCTTCAGAGTGGTTGGAGTCTTTTCGTCAGCTCCAAAAAGCTTGTTGCCGGGgatgcttttatttttctcag AGGTGAAACCGGGGAACTTCGCGTTGGCGTAAGAAGAGCTAAAAGGCATGCAAGTAATATTCCATCTTCTGTCATATCTAGTCAGAGTATGCATATCGGTGTCCTGGCAACAGCATGGCACGCCGTTAAAACGGGTACAATGTTCACTGTCTACTACAAGCCAAG gACCAGCCCTGCTGAGTTTATTGTTCCCTTTGATAAATATATGGACTCCGTCAAGAACAACTGCACCATAGGGTTGAGGTTCAAGATGAGGTTTGAAGGTGAAGAAGCTCCAGAACAAAg ATTTTCAGGCACTGTGATTGGAGCTGAGGATGCTGATCCTGCAAGGTGGTCTGGATCAAAGTGGAGATGCCTGAAG GTTCGATGGGATGAAACTTCTCCGCTTCATCATCCAGAGAGAGTTTCCCCTTGGAATATAGAAGTTGCTCTCTCACCTACTCTCAATGCCCATACAGTGTGCCGTCCAAAGAGGCCTCGTGGGAACATGGCACCATCATCTACTGATCCATTTTTCCCTACAAGAGAAG GTTTGCCTAAAACTACTATAGACCTTTCACCAGAAAAAGGGTTTTTAAATACTCTGCAAGGTCAAGCAAAATCAACCATGGGAGGTATATTTTCTGAGAGTAATGATTCAGAAACTGCTCAAAACCCCACTTTATGGACTCAGACACAGAATAAGAACCAAACTGATTCTAGTTTTGCTCCAAGAGTGGGACGAGATGACTGTGTTCCTAAATTGATGAATGAACTGAGCAATAGGAATTCAATGTCAGGTTCTTGGACCCCCAACGGATTCAGTTGGCCCTTTATTGATCAAAATGCTGACAATGCTGATTGGATGAAGAAGCATGTTTTATATCAGGATCAAAGATCTAACTTCCTCGCAGGTTCCCAATCCATGATGCATCCCTCATTTAATATGATGGAATGCAGCATGAAACTTCCTGTGGCAGCAGCTAAGCAGCATCCTGGAAACAATTTGTTACCTCTGTTGCCCCCGACAAGTATCCCAGATTCTCCGTATCCTACATTGATGAAACCACAGACACTGTTTTTGCAAAAAGAAGTGAAATCTAAAGGAGTTGGCAGTTGCAGGCTGTTTGGTATATCCCTCACTAATAGTTATTTGGCCACAGAACCAGCACCGCCACTGGCAAATTTTACAAGTCAAGATGGGCAAATTGCTTCTTCATCAGATCAGTTGCAAGGCTTGGTGTCTGGCCTACTGCCTCAGAAAGCGGAGTGTCCAAAGTCTGCAGGAATAGTTAGAGATGATGAACAGAGGAATCCCCTTCAAGCCTTAAAGACACGTTCTAGGACCATCCAGGCAAGGCCGGATAGCAGTTCAACCAGAAATCGCATTAAG GTCTACAAGCAGGGGGTTGCTGTTGGGCAGTCTGTGGACCTTACCAAATTTGATGGCTACAGTGAACTGATAGCAGAGTTGGATCGTATGTTTGAGTTTAATGGTGAATTAATTGCTCCCAAGAAGTGGCTGGTGGTTTTTACTGATAACGAGGGTGATATGATGCTTGTTGGAGATGATCCCTGGCG AGAATTCTGTAGCATGGTCCGTGAGATCTTTATCTATACTCGAGAGGAGGTACAGAAGATGCGTCCACAGCCCTTGAATCCAAGAGTCAATGAAATCTCACCAGTTTCTGGTCAAAACATGGGTCCAAATAAGGTGAATGATTGA
- the LOC121256105 gene encoding auxin response factor 2A-like isoform X2, with protein MVSSSFPVTDSEEDALYKELWHACAGPLVTVPRQGELVFYFPQGHIEQVEASMNQVVEQQMPAYDLPAKILCRVLNVQLKAEPDTDEVYAQVTLVPELRVCDSESQGENSAEEKGTLASSTPRPRVYSFCKTLTASDTSTHGGFSVLRRHADECLPSLDMSKQPPTQELVTKDLHGNEWRFRHIFRGQPRRHLLQSGWSLFVSSKKLVAGDAFIFLRGETGELRVGVRRAKRHASNIPSSVISSQSMHIGVLATAWHAVKTGTMFTVYYKPRTSPAEFIVPFDKYMDSVKNNCTIGLRFKMRFEGEEAPEQRFSGTVIGAEDADPARWSGSKWRCLKVRWDETSPLHHPERVSPWNIEVALSPTLNAHTVCRPKRPRGNMAPSSTDPFFPTREGLPKTTIDLSPEKGFLNTLQGQAKSTMGGIFSESNDSETAQNPTLWTQTQNKNQTDSSFAPRVGRDDCVPKLMNELSNRNSMSGSWTPNGFSWPFIDQNADNADWMKKHVLYQDQRSNFLAGSQSMMHPSFNMMECSMKLPVAAAKQHPGNNLLPLLPPTSIPDSPYPTLMKPQTLFLQKEVKSKGVGSCRLFGISLTNSYLATEPAPPLANFTSQDGQIASSSDQLQGLVSGLLPQKAECPKSAGIVRDDEQRNPLQALKTRSRTIQARPDSSSTRNRIKVYKQGVAVGQSVDLTKFDGYSELIAELDRMFEFNGELIAPKKWLVVFTDNEGDMMLVGDDPWREFCSMVREIFIYTREEVQKMRPQPLNPRVNEISPVSGQNMGPNKVND; from the exons ATGGTGTCTTCGAGTTTTCCTGTAACTG ATTCTGAGGAGGATGCACTATACAAGGAGTTGTGGCATGCATGTGCGGGACCTCTGGTCACGGTGCCTCGCCAAGGCGAGCTGGTTTTCTATTTTCCTCAGGGTCACATCGAGCAG GTTGAGGCGTCGATGAATCAAGTGGTTGAGCAGCAGATGCCAGCGTATGATCTTCCGGCTAAAATCCTCTGTCGCGTGCTCAACGTTCAACTAAAG GCTGAACCAGACACCGATGAAGTGTATGCCCAAGTGACTCTGGTTCCTGAACTCAGAGTATGTGATTCCGAaagt CAAGGAGAGAATTCGGCAGAGGAGAAGGGGACTCTGGCTTCCTCCACTCCTCGGCCTCGTGTGTATTCCTTTTGTAAGACCCTCACGGCCTCCGATACGAGCACTCATGGTGGGTTCTCAGTGTTGAGACGCCATGCTGATGAATGCCTGCCCTCACTG GACATGTCCAAGCAACCTCCAACTCAGGAGTTGGTTACCAAGGATTTGCATGGAAATGAATGGCGTTTTCGTCATATTTTTCGAG GTCAACCAAGGAGGCATCTTCTTCAGAGTGGTTGGAGTCTTTTCGTCAGCTCCAAAAAGCTTGTTGCCGGGgatgcttttatttttctcag AGGTGAAACCGGGGAACTTCGCGTTGGCGTAAGAAGAGCTAAAAGGCATGCAAGTAATATTCCATCTTCTGTCATATCTAGTCAGAGTATGCATATCGGTGTCCTGGCAACAGCATGGCACGCCGTTAAAACGGGTACAATGTTCACTGTCTACTACAAGCCAAG gACCAGCCCTGCTGAGTTTATTGTTCCCTTTGATAAATATATGGACTCCGTCAAGAACAACTGCACCATAGGGTTGAGGTTCAAGATGAGGTTTGAAGGTGAAGAAGCTCCAGAACAAAg ATTTTCAGGCACTGTGATTGGAGCTGAGGATGCTGATCCTGCAAGGTGGTCTGGATCAAAGTGGAGATGCCTGAAG GTTCGATGGGATGAAACTTCTCCGCTTCATCATCCAGAGAGAGTTTCCCCTTGGAATATAGAAGTTGCTCTCTCACCTACTCTCAATGCCCATACAGTGTGCCGTCCAAAGAGGCCTCGTGGGAACATGGCACCATCATCTACTGATCCATTTTTCCCTACAAGAGAAG GTTTGCCTAAAACTACTATAGACCTTTCACCAGAAAAAGGGTTTTTAAATACTCTGCAAGGTCAAGCAAAATCAACCATGGGAGGTATATTTTCTGAGAGTAATGATTCAGAAACTGCTCAAAACCCCACTTTATGGACTCAGACACAGAATAAGAACCAAACTGATTCTAGTTTTGCTCCAAGAGTGGGACGAGATGACTGTGTTCCTAAATTGATGAATGAACTGAGCAATAGGAATTCAATGTCAGGTTCTTGGACCCCCAACGGATTCAGTTGGCCCTTTATTGATCAAAATGCTGACAATGCTGATTGGATGAAGAAGCATGTTTTATATCAGGATCAAAGATCTAACTTCCTCGCAGGTTCCCAATCCATGATGCATCCCTCATTTAATATGATGGAATGCAGCATGAAACTTCCTGTGGCAGCAGCTAAGCAGCATCCTGGAAACAATTTGTTACCTCTGTTGCCCCCGACAAGTATCCCAGATTCTCCGTATCCTACATTGATGAAACCACAGACACTGTTTTTGCAAAAAGAAGTGAAATCTAAAGGAGTTGGCAGTTGCAGGCTGTTTGGTATATCCCTCACTAATAGTTATTTGGCCACAGAACCAGCACCGCCACTGGCAAATTTTACAAGTCAAGATGGGCAAATTGCTTCTTCATCAGATCAGTTGCAAGGCTTGGTGTCTGGCCTACTGCCTCAGAAAGCGGAGTGTCCAAAGTCTGCAGGAATAGTTAGAGATGATGAACAGAGGAATCCCCTTCAAGCCTTAAAGACACGTTCTAGGACCATCCAGGCAAGGCCGGATAGCAGTTCAACCAGAAATCGCATTAAG GTCTACAAGCAGGGGGTTGCTGTTGGGCAGTCTGTGGACCTTACCAAATTTGATGGCTACAGTGAACTGATAGCAGAGTTGGATCGTATGTTTGAGTTTAATGGTGAATTAATTGCTCCCAAGAAGTGGCTGGTGGTTTTTACTGATAACGAGGGTGATATGATGCTTGTTGGAGATGATCCCTGGCG AGAATTCTGTAGCATGGTCCGTGAGATCTTTATCTATACTCGAGAGGAGGTACAGAAGATGCGTCCACAGCCCTTGAATCCAAGAGTCAATGAAATCTCACCAGTTTCTGGTCAAAACATGGGTCCAAATAAGGTGAATGATTGA